The region TCATTTGATAAGCAAACTTGGTAGAAACAGAAATTGTTGGGCAAAACAGATCTACTCTGTAATCACTTATAGGGTTGAGAAAGGTAACTTTTTCACCTCTTCCTTCAACTATTGCCGTTCCTCCAACAATCAAAAATGGTACATCAGATCCAACTTCAGCAGCAAGTATCAACAAGTCTTTGATGGAGATCTTAAGTTTTCTTCCTAAGAACCGAAGAACAGCTGCTGCATCAGAACTTCCACCACCAAGCCCAGATCCCATCGGGATGTTTTTTTTCAGTCTCACTTTTATTCCAAAACCCACATTATAAAACTTCTCAACTGTTCTGAAAGCTTTCTCTATCAAATTTGTTCCTTGTATTTCGATGTTAGTCTCTATTCTCACTTCACCACGTTTATCGATCTGGCTAATTTCAAGTTCATCATGCAAATCT is a window of Pseudothermotoga elfii DSM 9442 = NBRC 107921 DNA encoding:
- the ispE gene encoding 4-(cytidine 5'-diphospho)-2-C-methyl-D-erythritol kinase: MVISDYFEIERAYAKLNLYLDVLSKRPDGYHNITGLFQTIDLHDELEISQIDKRGEVRIETNIEIQGTNLIEKAFRTVEKFYNVGFGIKVRLKKNIPMGSGLGGGSSDAAAVLRFLGRKLKISIKDLLILAAEVGSDVPFLIVGGTAIVEGRGEKVTFLNPISDYRVDLFCPTISVSTKFAYQMIHESTYAKKPDFALKLYEAYLKRDHNQIKALSYNVFQEIMTSKYPQIQDALDKAQRCNPIVAMMTGSGSCIFAVQADKGKYRFIEDVFQHL